A window from Thermomonas aquatica encodes these proteins:
- the kdsA gene encoding 3-deoxy-8-phosphooctulonate synthase yields MKLCGFEVGLDRPFFLIAGPCVVESEQLQIDTAATLKEITGELGINFIFKSSFDKANRTSLNSFRGPGMEEGLRVLAEVKRQLGVPVLTDVHEYTPMDEVASVVDVLQTPAFLVRQTDFITKVCAAGKPVNIKKGQFLSPWDMKPVVEKAKSTGNADIMVCERGASFGYNNLVSDMRSLAVMRDTGCPVVFDATHSVQLPGGQGNSSGGQREFVPVLARAAIATGVSGVFMETHPDPSKALSDGPNAWPLAKMRALLETMLELDAATKRGGFLESTL; encoded by the coding sequence ATGAAGCTGTGCGGATTCGAGGTCGGCCTGGACCGGCCGTTCTTCCTGATCGCCGGCCCCTGCGTGGTCGAGTCCGAGCAGCTGCAGATCGACACCGCGGCGACGCTGAAGGAAATCACCGGCGAGCTCGGCATCAACTTCATCTTCAAGTCGAGCTTCGACAAGGCCAACCGCACCTCGCTCAACAGCTTCCGCGGCCCCGGCATGGAAGAAGGCCTGCGCGTGCTGGCCGAGGTCAAGCGCCAGCTCGGCGTGCCGGTGCTGACCGACGTGCACGAATACACGCCGATGGACGAAGTGGCCTCGGTGGTCGACGTGCTGCAGACGCCGGCGTTCCTGGTGCGCCAGACCGACTTCATCACCAAGGTCTGCGCCGCCGGCAAGCCGGTCAACATCAAGAAGGGCCAGTTCCTGTCGCCGTGGGACATGAAGCCGGTGGTCGAGAAGGCCAAGTCGACCGGCAATGCCGACATCATGGTCTGCGAGCGCGGCGCATCGTTCGGCTACAACAACCTGGTCAGCGACATGCGCAGCCTCGCGGTGATGCGCGACACCGGCTGCCCGGTGGTGTTCGACGCCACCCACTCGGTGCAGCTGCCGGGCGGGCAGGGCAACAGCAGCGGCGGCCAGCGCGAATTCGTGCCGGTGCTGGCGCGCGCGGCGATCGCCACCGGCGTGTCCGGCGTGTTCATGGAAACCCATCCCGACCCGAGCAAGGCGCTGTCCGACGGCCCCAACGCATGGCCGCTCGCCAAGATGCGCGCGCTGCTGGAAACCATGC
- a CDS encoding CTP synthase: protein MTSPESQTPIVFVTGGVVSSLGKGIAAASLAAILEARGLKVTMMKLDPYLNVDPGTMSPFQHGEVYVTDDGAETDLDLGHYERFVNTRLSGLNSITTGKIYDSVLRKERRGDYLGGTVQVIPHVTDEIKRCIDAATEGYDVALVEIGGTVGDIESLPFLEAIRQLRIERGSDKAMFLHLTLIPYIRVAGELKTKPTQHSVKELRGIGIQPDVLLCRSEVPLPDGERRKIALFTNVPEKAVISVVDLDNIHKIPRWLHGQRLDQLVVDQLQLGGKTGEANLSEWDAVVDAAERPIDEVTIGIVGKYVDHKDAYKSVGEALKHGGIRQRTRVNLKWLESEDIERDGAAKVLAGVDGVLVPGGFGDRGFEGKVMTAQFAREQKLPYFGICYGMQAAVVDAARNLAGLEGANSTENDKQAAHPVIGLITEWRTSSGEVERRTEDSDLGGTMRLGLQQQRIRPGTLAHRLYGKDVVGERHRHRYEFNNHYRAPLEDVGLVFSAKSADDTLVEMVEWPNHPWFLGCQAHPEFLSTPRSGHPLFIGFVRAAREHKAGGRLLNDSSVNEVAA, encoded by the coding sequence ATGACCTCCCCCGAATCCCAGACCCCCATCGTCTTCGTCACCGGGGGCGTGGTGTCCTCCCTTGGCAAGGGCATTGCCGCCGCTTCGCTTGCCGCGATCCTCGAGGCGCGTGGCCTCAAGGTCACGATGATGAAGCTGGATCCCTACCTGAACGTCGATCCGGGCACGATGAGCCCGTTCCAGCACGGCGAGGTCTACGTGACCGACGACGGCGCCGAAACCGACCTCGACCTCGGTCACTACGAGCGCTTCGTCAACACCCGCCTGTCCGGGCTGAACTCGATCACCACCGGCAAGATCTACGATTCGGTGCTGCGCAAGGAGCGCCGCGGCGACTACCTCGGCGGCACCGTGCAGGTGATCCCGCACGTCACCGACGAGATCAAGCGCTGCATCGACGCCGCCACCGAAGGCTACGACGTGGCGCTGGTGGAGATCGGCGGCACCGTCGGCGACATCGAATCGCTGCCGTTCCTGGAGGCGATCCGCCAGCTGCGCATCGAGCGCGGTTCCGACAAGGCGATGTTCCTGCACCTGACCCTGATCCCGTACATCCGCGTGGCGGGCGAGCTGAAGACCAAGCCCACCCAGCACTCGGTGAAGGAATTGCGCGGCATCGGCATCCAGCCGGACGTGCTGCTGTGCCGCAGCGAAGTGCCGTTGCCGGACGGCGAGCGGCGCAAGATCGCGCTGTTCACCAACGTGCCGGAGAAGGCGGTGATTTCGGTGGTGGATCTGGACAACATCCACAAGATCCCGCGCTGGCTGCACGGCCAGCGGCTGGACCAGCTGGTGGTCGACCAGTTGCAGCTGGGCGGCAAGACCGGCGAGGCCAACCTGTCCGAATGGGACGCGGTGGTCGATGCCGCCGAACGACCGATCGACGAGGTCACCATCGGCATCGTCGGCAAGTACGTGGACCACAAGGACGCCTACAAGTCGGTGGGCGAGGCGCTCAAGCACGGCGGCATCCGCCAGCGCACCCGGGTCAACCTGAAGTGGCTGGAATCCGAGGACATCGAGCGCGACGGCGCGGCCAAGGTGCTGGCCGGCGTCGACGGCGTGCTGGTGCCGGGCGGCTTCGGCGACCGCGGCTTCGAGGGCAAGGTGATGACCGCGCAGTTCGCGCGCGAACAGAAACTGCCGTACTTCGGCATCTGCTACGGCATGCAGGCGGCGGTGGTCGATGCCGCGCGCAACCTGGCCGGCCTCGAAGGCGCCAACAGCACCGAGAACGACAAGCAGGCCGCGCATCCGGTGATCGGCCTGATCACCGAATGGCGCACCTCCAGCGGCGAGGTGGAGCGCCGCACCGAGGATTCGGACTTGGGCGGCACCATGCGCCTGGGCCTGCAGCAGCAGCGGATCAGGCCGGGCACGCTGGCGCATCGCCTGTACGGCAAGGACGTGGTCGGCGAGCGCCACCGCCACCGCTACGAATTCAACAACCACTACCGCGCGCCGCTGGAAGACGTGGGCCTGGTGTTCTCCGCCAAGTCCGCCGACGACACCCTGGTCGAAATGGTGGAGTGGCCGAACCATCCGTGGTTCCTCGGCTGCCAGGCGCACCCGGAATTCCTGTCCACGCCGCGCAGCGGGCACCCGCTGTTCATCGGTTTCGTGCGCGCCGCGCGCGAGCACAAGGCCGGCGGCAGGTTGCTCAATGACAGCAGCGTCAACGAGGTGGCGGCATGA